From a region of the Halolamina sp. CBA1230 genome:
- a CDS encoding response regulator — MSEVRASMESKSASGGVGTLADTNRVVVVGENSRNVGLMTDALAGYEVTAVTAPAELNPVLSGALPACAVVVDTETVTDDVTALVEGVLQRDLPVVLLAGEASPGVREDAIATEGVVFREKPLRSADLRAAVRDAVN; from the coding sequence GTGTCAGAGGTACGTGCATCGATGGAGTCGAAATCCGCTTCGGGGGGAGTGGGGACTCTCGCCGACACGAACCGAGTCGTCGTCGTGGGGGAGAACAGCCGGAACGTCGGGCTGATGACCGACGCCCTCGCGGGCTACGAGGTCACCGCCGTGACGGCGCCGGCGGAGCTGAACCCCGTGCTGTCGGGGGCGCTGCCCGCCTGCGCCGTCGTCGTCGACACGGAGACCGTGACCGACGACGTGACCGCGCTCGTCGAGGGCGTGCTCCAGCGGGACCTGCCGGTCGTGCTGCTGGCAGGGGAGGCCTCGCCCGGTGTCCGCGAGGACGCCATCGCCACCGAGGGCGTGGTGTTCCGCGAGAAACCGCTTCGGAGCGCGGACCTCCGGGCAGCCGTACGCGACGCCGTCAACTGA
- the engB gene encoding GTP-binding protein EngB → MPFESRPDRGDEVVLVGRSNVGKSTLMRELTGHSFDTGGKPGVTRQPNHYDWAGQDFMFTDLPGFGFMSGVEEQHREQIKTDVVRYVEENAEKILAGVLVVDGKAVIDIIDRHRSNDEIPHDVEMFHFLQDVGIDPIVAVNKMDKVDDRDERLDDLCDRLGLFPPWQQYRERICPITAKSGSIEPLEEALRQRFRDAKRDELLQFVS, encoded by the coding sequence ATGCCGTTCGAGAGCCGACCGGACCGCGGGGACGAGGTCGTCCTCGTCGGCCGGTCGAACGTCGGGAAATCCACCCTGATGCGGGAGCTGACGGGCCACAGCTTCGACACCGGGGGGAAGCCGGGGGTGACGCGCCAGCCCAACCACTACGACTGGGCCGGCCAGGACTTCATGTTCACCGACCTGCCGGGCTTTGGCTTCATGTCCGGCGTCGAGGAGCAACACCGTGAACAGATCAAGACCGACGTGGTGCGCTACGTCGAGGAGAACGCCGAGAAGATCCTCGCGGGCGTGCTGGTCGTCGACGGGAAAGCGGTGATCGACATCATCGACCGCCACCGCTCCAACGACGAGATCCCCCACGACGTGGAGATGTTCCACTTCCTGCAGGACGTTGGGATCGACCCCATCGTCGCGGTGAACAAGATGGACAAGGTCGACGACCGCGACGAGCGGCTGGACGACCTCTGTGACAGGCTCGGACTGTTCCCGCCGTGGCAGCAGTACCGAGAGAGGATCTGTCCGATCACCGCGAAAAGTGGGTCGATCGAGCCGCTGGAAGAGGCCCTCCGACAGCGCTTCCGCGACGCCAAGCGCGACGAACTCCTGCAGTTCGTCAGTTGA
- a CDS encoding ABC transporter ATP-binding protein has translation MTDLHADVRATFTADGAEAFTVDAGFDVDDGETLVVLGPSGSGKTLLLETVAGFHAHEGTVRTDERRVDDLPPERREFGFVFQDYALFPHMSVRENVEYGTRYHEQTRDADALLDELGVGDLAERYSPTLSGGEKQRVALARALAITPSVMLLDEPLAALDVPTRQALRDDLADVLADVTAVYITHNRTTARAIADRIVVMIDGEVIQRGTPEEVFERPASPTVATFTGANTVELAESSSLRALLDDDRFDTADHAAIRPEAITIDGDGGDVRATVERVVREDATNRVTLSFDGVTVDAFSADPPSVGEAVRITLPREEIHPC, from the coding sequence ATGACGGATCTCCACGCCGACGTGCGAGCGACGTTCACCGCAGACGGCGCGGAGGCGTTCACCGTCGACGCCGGCTTCGACGTCGACGACGGCGAGACGCTCGTCGTCCTCGGCCCGAGTGGGAGCGGGAAGACACTGCTACTCGAGACCGTCGCCGGCTTCCACGCTCACGAGGGGACGGTCCGGACCGACGAGCGGCGGGTGGACGATCTTCCGCCCGAACGCCGCGAGTTCGGGTTCGTCTTTCAGGACTACGCGCTGTTCCCGCACATGTCCGTGCGGGAGAACGTCGAGTACGGCACCCGCTACCACGAGCAGACCCGCGACGCCGACGCGCTGCTCGACGAGCTGGGGGTCGGCGACCTCGCCGAGAGGTACTCGCCGACGCTGTCGGGCGGGGAGAAACAGCGGGTCGCGCTCGCCAGGGCGCTCGCGATAACCCCCTCGGTGATGCTGCTCGACGAACCGCTGGCGGCGCTGGACGTACCGACGCGGCAGGCGCTCCGGGACGATCTGGCGGACGTGCTCGCGGACGTGACCGCGGTGTACATCACGCACAACCGGACGACTGCGCGGGCGATCGCCGACCGGATCGTCGTGATGATCGACGGCGAGGTGATCCAGCGCGGGACACCCGAGGAGGTGTTCGAGCGGCCCGCGTCGCCGACGGTCGCGACGTTCACGGGCGCGAACACCGTCGAACTCGCCGAGTCGTCGTCACTCCGGGCACTCCTGGACGACGACCGATTCGACACCGCCGATCACGCGGCGATCCGCCCCGAGGCGATCACGATCGACGGCGACGGGGGCGACGTTCGGGCCACGGTCGAACGCGTCGTCCGCGAGGACGCCACCAACCGTGTCACGCTGTCGTTCGACGGGGTCACGGTCGACGCCTTCAGTGCGGATCCCCCGAGCGTCGGGGAGGCGGTCCGGATCACGCTCCCTCGTGAGGAGATCCATCCCTGTTGA
- a CDS encoding ABC transporter permease produces the protein MSGEPARARLSARVGGAAVAGFGALQVVAFAAAYLTDRPTWYGLFMVASATAVAYLVERGPSFRSAGELLGLQFGSLLAGYAVGALLMPLLVGAFGVVAAADPTGIGSFVLGILNVVSGTPAWYGYYVAAAILSTAFVLDDGGFTVAAATLGTVLLVALGLPLFLFVARQQPGIVAEKLLDPDVHRMLYLGVYGPLLAALLSLVLGVPLAYLLSKGFPGQPFVESLVDLPLVVPHSVAGIIILFGFGQGGAFPNVSVLGEMAGMVLAMAFVSAPYAVNATREAFESIDDRLGYASRIHGASEWDTFRRVLGPLAVRGMVTGGVLAWARAVSEFGAVAVVAYSVSFFYPIAGEQVTAQHAPVFVYNTYLQGGLSESGAVAFILLSVSAVIFLVVRYLTDDGAAGGGVV, from the coding sequence ATGAGTGGCGAACCCGCCCGAGCCCGACTGTCGGCCCGTGTCGGCGGCGCCGCCGTCGCCGGCTTCGGCGCCCTGCAGGTGGTCGCCTTCGCGGCGGCGTACCTGACTGACCGGCCGACGTGGTACGGCCTGTTCATGGTCGCCAGCGCGACCGCCGTCGCGTACCTCGTCGAGCGCGGCCCGTCGTTCCGCTCGGCGGGCGAGCTGCTCGGGCTCCAGTTCGGCAGCCTGCTCGCCGGCTACGCCGTCGGCGCCCTGCTGATGCCCCTGCTCGTCGGTGCGTTCGGCGTCGTCGCCGCGGCCGACCCCACGGGTATCGGCTCGTTCGTCCTGGGGATCCTGAACGTCGTGTCGGGGACGCCCGCGTGGTACGGCTACTACGTCGCCGCGGCGATCCTCTCGACGGCGTTCGTGCTCGACGACGGCGGGTTCACCGTGGCGGCGGCGACGCTCGGGACCGTGCTGTTGGTGGCGCTCGGGCTCCCGCTGTTCCTGTTCGTCGCGCGCCAGCAGCCCGGGATCGTCGCGGAGAAGCTGCTCGATCCGGACGTCCACCGGATGCTGTACCTCGGCGTCTACGGCCCGCTGCTGGCGGCGCTTCTGAGCCTCGTCCTCGGGGTCCCGCTGGCGTACCTGCTCTCGAAGGGGTTCCCCGGCCAGCCGTTCGTCGAGAGCCTCGTCGACCTCCCGCTGGTGGTGCCCCACTCGGTCGCTGGCATCATCATCCTGTTCGGCTTCGGGCAGGGCGGAGCGTTCCCCAACGTCTCCGTCCTCGGGGAGATGGCGGGGATGGTGCTGGCGATGGCATTCGTCTCGGCACCCTACGCCGTGAACGCGACCCGGGAGGCGTTCGAATCGATCGATGACCGGCTGGGCTACGCCTCCCGAATCCACGGCGCGAGCGAGTGGGACACGTTCCGCCGGGTCCTCGGCCCGCTGGCGGTTCGGGGGATGGTCACCGGCGGCGTGCTCGCGTGGGCCCGAGCAGTCTCGGAGTTCGGCGCCGTCGCGGTCGTCGCCTACTCGGTGTCGTTCTTCTACCCGATCGCCGGCGAGCAGGTCACCGCCCAGCACGCGCCGGTGTTCGTCTACAACACCTACCTCCAAGGCGGGCTGTCGGAGAGCGGCGCGGTCGCGTTCATCCTCCTGAGCGTCTCGGCGGTCATCTTCCTCGTCGTTCGGTACCTCACCGACGACGGCGCCGCCGGGGGTGGCGTCGTATGA
- a CDS encoding extracellular solute-binding protein yields MTEQRTRRSFLAGSATALALGLAGCTGGNGTETENGGDGTETGGGNGTETGSGDSPADSMTIFHAGSLAPPFSAVEPQFEEEYGVDVTREAKGSVASTQKITQLGRTASVLGVSDFRLIRDRIVPDYGSWYAIFTTNAMSIQYREDSPGADEISKDNWWEILSRDDVTVGHADPAVDPGGYRAVMTQQLGKEEFDGERLYDESTYQQLRENSTVPTGTETKLKGQLKSGGLDYAFYYQSISSTADMPYIDLQPEVDLSKATSEYANHYAKAEVETDSGTFTGAPIAYGVTVPDVAEAPDLGAQWVRYFATEPGREALRNKGLQPVDPVVVPASSEDAVPDRVMEVASAQESLGPLEL; encoded by the coding sequence ATGACAGAACAACGAACGAGGAGGTCATTCCTCGCAGGTAGCGCAACCGCATTGGCGCTCGGGCTCGCGGGCTGTACCGGCGGCAACGGCACCGAGACCGAGAACGGCGGCGACGGAACCGAGACCGGCGGCGGCAACGGGACCGAGACCGGGAGCGGCGACTCCCCGGCGGACTCGATGACCATCTTCCACGCGGGATCGCTCGCCCCCCCGTTCAGCGCCGTTGAGCCGCAATTCGAGGAGGAGTACGGCGTCGACGTGACGCGGGAAGCCAAGGGGTCGGTCGCCTCCACCCAGAAGATCACCCAACTGGGGCGGACGGCCAGCGTCCTCGGCGTCTCGGACTTCCGGCTCATCCGGGATCGGATCGTCCCGGACTACGGAAGCTGGTACGCCATCTTCACGACCAACGCGATGTCGATCCAGTACCGCGAGGACTCCCCTGGCGCCGACGAGATCTCGAAGGACAACTGGTGGGAGATCCTCTCGCGGGACGACGTCACCGTCGGCCACGCGGACCCGGCGGTCGACCCCGGCGGGTACCGCGCGGTGATGACCCAGCAACTGGGGAAAGAGGAGTTCGACGGCGAACGGCTGTACGACGAGTCGACGTACCAGCAGCTCCGTGAGAACTCGACCGTCCCGACGGGCACCGAGACGAAACTGAAGGGTCAGCTCAAAAGCGGGGGGCTGGACTACGCGTTCTACTACCAGTCGATCTCCAGCACGGCGGACATGCCGTACATCGACCTGCAGCCCGAGGTCGACCTCTCGAAGGCGACCTCGGAGTACGCGAACCACTACGCGAAGGCGGAGGTCGAGACCGACTCGGGGACGTTCACGGGTGCGCCGATCGCGTACGGTGTTACCGTTCCCGACGTGGCGGAAGCGCCCGACCTCGGTGCCCAGTGGGTTCGGTACTTCGCCACCGAACCCGGCCGCGAAGCCTTGCGGAACAAAGGCCTCCAGCCCGTCGATCCGGTCGTCGTGCCTGCGAGCAGCGAAGACGCCGTCCCGGATCGAGTGATGGAGGTCGCCAGCGCCCAGGAGTCGCTCGGGCCGCTGGAGCTCTGA
- a CDS encoding TIGR00341 family protein translates to MRLVQVMIPAGKREAVLSVLDENGIDYALSDETSGRRYTALVSFPLPTNAVEPILDQLREETGIDRDAYTVVLDAETVVSERYERLEKEWTEGEEGERIARDELVTRASDLAPDWMPFMVMTAVSAVVATAGLLLDSPAVVVGSMVIAPLIGPAMATSVGSVVDDRELFLRGIKLQVVGALLAVGSAVAFAAVLRFGNIVPMGVGEVFAIGEVRERLSPGVPSLVVALAAGIAGALSLSSGVSSALVGVMIAAALVPPTAVVGIGIAWGRPGAVVGSAVLVAVNFLSINLVALATFWYQGYQPEQWFRVGEARQDTIKRIGALALAVLILSTVLAGATYASMQRAAFADDARAETEALLTEEPSLSLVSFEVEHGAAFPFRSPERVVVVVGHEPGVDPPPLADRLAERIDAIENGRLGLGSGESVQVAVRYTAVETAGGASGSDASTPQALREGGMSGSQSTASTRLSSTPSTFSPSVTLM, encoded by the coding sequence GTGCGACTCGTACAGGTGATGATCCCCGCCGGGAAGCGCGAGGCCGTGCTCTCGGTACTGGACGAGAACGGGATCGACTACGCGCTGTCGGACGAGACCAGCGGCCGGCGATACACCGCGCTGGTCTCGTTCCCGCTGCCGACCAACGCCGTCGAGCCGATCCTGGATCAGCTCCGCGAGGAGACCGGGATCGACCGCGACGCCTACACGGTGGTGCTCGACGCCGAGACGGTCGTCTCCGAGCGCTACGAGCGGTTGGAGAAGGAGTGGACCGAGGGGGAGGAGGGCGAACGCATCGCCCGGGACGAGCTGGTCACGCGAGCGTCGGACCTCGCGCCGGACTGGATGCCGTTCATGGTGATGACGGCGGTCAGCGCCGTCGTCGCCACCGCAGGCCTGCTGCTCGACTCGCCGGCGGTCGTCGTCGGCTCGATGGTGATCGCCCCGCTGATCGGGCCGGCGATGGCGACCAGCGTCGGCAGCGTCGTCGACGACCGCGAGCTGTTCCTCCGGGGGATCAAACTCCAGGTCGTGGGCGCGCTGCTTGCGGTCGGGAGCGCGGTCGCGTTCGCGGCCGTGCTGCGGTTCGGGAACATCGTCCCGATGGGGGTCGGTGAGGTGTTCGCGATCGGCGAGGTGCGCGAGCGGCTCTCCCCGGGCGTCCCGTCGCTGGTGGTCGCTCTCGCGGCCGGGATCGCCGGCGCGCTCTCGCTCTCCTCGGGGGTCTCCTCGGCGCTGGTGGGCGTGATGATCGCCGCGGCGCTGGTGCCGCCGACCGCGGTCGTCGGCATCGGGATCGCGTGGGGGCGACCGGGCGCCGTCGTCGGCTCGGCGGTGCTTGTCGCGGTGAACTTCCTCTCGATCAACCTCGTCGCGCTGGCGACGTTCTGGTACCAGGGGTACCAGCCCGAGCAGTGGTTCCGGGTCGGCGAGGCCCGACAGGACACGATCAAACGTATCGGCGCGCTCGCGCTCGCGGTGCTAATCCTCTCGACGGTGCTTGCGGGCGCGACGTACGCCTCGATGCAGCGCGCGGCGTTCGCGGACGACGCCCGCGCGGAGACGGAGGCGCTGCTGACCGAGGAGCCGTCGCTGTCGCTGGTGTCGTTCGAGGTCGAGCACGGCGCCGCGTTCCCGTTCCGGAGCCCCGAACGGGTGGTAGTCGTGGTCGGGCACGAGCCGGGCGTCGATCCGCCGCCGCTGGCCGACCGGCTGGCCGAACGGATCGACGCGATCGAGAACGGGCGTCTCGGGCTCGGAAGCGGCGAGAGCGTGCAGGTCGCGGTGCGGTACACCGCCGTCGAGACGGCGGGCGGTGCGTCGGGGAGCGACGCGTCGACGCCTCAGGCGTTACGGGAGGGCGGGATGTCGGGCTCCCAGTCGACGGCCTCGACGAGGCTGTCGAGCACGCCGTCGACGTTCTCGCCCTCGGTCACGCTCATGTAG
- a CDS encoding NOG1 family protein produces the protein MTFEDLPTTPRSEELLDKAFSRASRTGRAKDPYEAQEAMLRTAGNILSDNLQNVAGAWPDFDYVDPFYYELADAIVDVDRLRQALSEVTWAGNQIEQLRDEYASKIRNSDTETAKKHRKQAFARMADIMDEIEDDLRAVGDARDELKTLPDIRPDEPAIVVAGYPNVGKSSFVNTVTNARNAIESYPFTTTAVHVGHFDRDRIRYQIVDTPGLLDRPEEERNDIEAQAVSALRHLADAVLFVVDASGQCGYPLDAQLELRDELEARFDAPVVTVCNKSDVSTDVDADAYMSVTEGENVDGVLDSLVEAVDWEPDIPPSRNA, from the coding sequence ATGACTTTCGAAGATCTCCCGACCACGCCCAGGTCGGAGGAACTCCTCGACAAGGCGTTCTCCCGGGCCTCCCGGACGGGGCGGGCGAAAGACCCCTACGAGGCACAGGAAGCGATGCTGCGCACGGCGGGGAACATCCTCTCGGACAACCTCCAGAACGTGGCCGGCGCCTGGCCCGACTTCGACTACGTCGACCCGTTCTACTACGAACTGGCCGACGCCATCGTCGACGTCGACCGCCTGCGGCAGGCGCTCAGCGAGGTGACCTGGGCCGGCAACCAGATCGAACAGCTCCGCGACGAGTACGCCTCGAAGATCCGGAACTCGGACACCGAGACCGCCAAGAAACACCGCAAACAGGCGTTCGCCCGGATGGCCGACATCATGGACGAGATCGAGGACGACCTGCGCGCGGTCGGCGACGCCCGGGACGAACTCAAGACGCTGCCGGACATCCGCCCGGACGAGCCGGCGATCGTCGTCGCGGGCTACCCCAACGTGGGGAAGTCCTCGTTCGTCAACACGGTCACCAACGCGCGCAACGCGATCGAGTCCTACCCGTTCACGACGACGGCGGTCCACGTCGGCCACTTCGACCGCGACCGGATCCGTTACCAGATCGTCGACACGCCGGGGCTGCTCGACCGCCCGGAGGAGGAGCGCAACGACATCGAGGCCCAGGCCGTCTCCGCGCTGCGCCACCTCGCCGACGCCGTGCTGTTCGTCGTCGACGCCTCCGGCCAGTGTGGCTACCCGCTCGACGCCCAGCTCGAACTGCGTGACGAACTCGAGGCGCGCTTCGACGCGCCGGTCGTCACCGTCTGCAACAAATCGGACGTGTCGACCGACGTCGACGCGGACGCCTACATGAGCGTGACCGAGGGCGAGAACGTCGACGGCGTGCTCGACAGCCTCGTCGAGGCCGTCGACTGGGAGCCCGACATCCCGCCCTCCCGTAACGCCTGA
- a CDS encoding ammonium transporter, with the protein MPVEPAVAEGINTVWALVVAFLIFFMQPGFALLEAGQVRAKNAGNVLMKNMTDWTLGVLAYFLVGFGLSVIVAALTSTSPLDIVGAFAYVSDSGAWIGWLVGAVFAMTAATIVSGAVAERMSFGAYVFVAAAMTAVIYPVATGLTWDGGLLAAGDNPGFVADLIGVGYLDFAGATVVHMLGGLAGLTAAYMVGPRKGRFDEHGNSQPIPGHSMLLAVLGTLILAFGWYGFNVGTSAIFDGSNELLSAQLGRVALNTTLGMGAGALAAMAMSAYRQGKPDPLWTANGLLAGLVAVTGAVPHVTWWGGLILGGLGGAIVLPTYRFVVDELGIDDVCGVFPVHGAAGALGTILIPVFGVQGGSWAFLGVDQLLMQIVGVAILGTWAVVGTGIALTIADALFGLRVSEEEEELGLDEGEHGVSVYPEFTGDGAPEPTVTADGGRPSQPTDGADGGRVETDGGVPTGVPMGEPIPDRDGSAAGGRTLPPTDGIVDCGSAPPEIADADDANGGETDE; encoded by the coding sequence ATGCCCGTCGAGCCGGCGGTCGCGGAGGGGATCAACACGGTGTGGGCGCTCGTGGTCGCGTTCCTGATCTTCTTCATGCAGCCGGGGTTCGCGCTGCTGGAGGCCGGGCAGGTCCGGGCGAAGAACGCGGGCAACGTGCTGATGAAGAACATGACCGACTGGACGCTGGGCGTGCTGGCGTACTTCCTCGTCGGCTTCGGCCTCTCGGTGATCGTCGCCGCGCTGACGAGCACCTCGCCGCTCGACATCGTGGGCGCGTTCGCCTACGTCTCCGACTCGGGCGCCTGGATCGGCTGGCTGGTCGGCGCGGTGTTCGCGATGACCGCCGCGACGATCGTCTCCGGCGCCGTCGCCGAGCGGATGTCCTTCGGCGCGTACGTGTTCGTCGCGGCGGCGATGACCGCGGTGATCTACCCGGTCGCGACGGGGCTGACGTGGGACGGCGGCCTGCTGGCCGCGGGCGACAACCCCGGCTTCGTCGCGGACCTGATCGGCGTCGGCTACCTCGACTTCGCCGGCGCGACGGTCGTCCACATGCTCGGCGGGCTCGCGGGGCTGACGGCCGCGTACATGGTCGGCCCGCGCAAGGGTCGCTTCGACGAACACGGCAACAGCCAGCCGATCCCCGGCCACTCGATGCTGCTTGCGGTGCTGGGGACGCTGATCCTCGCGTTCGGCTGGTACGGGTTCAACGTCGGCACCTCGGCGATCTTCGACGGCAGCAACGAACTGCTGAGCGCCCAGCTCGGTCGCGTGGCGCTGAACACCACGCTCGGGATGGGCGCGGGCGCGCTGGCGGCGATGGCGATGTCGGCCTACCGCCAGGGGAAGCCCGACCCGCTCTGGACCGCGAACGGGCTGCTTGCGGGGCTGGTCGCGGTCACGGGTGCGGTCCCCCACGTGACGTGGTGGGGCGGGCTGATCCTCGGCGGCCTCGGCGGCGCCATCGTCCTCCCGACGTACCGCTTCGTCGTGGACGAACTCGGCATCGACGACGTCTGCGGCGTGTTCCCGGTCCACGGCGCCGCGGGCGCGCTGGGGACGATCCTGATCCCTGTCTTCGGCGTCCAGGGCGGCTCCTGGGCGTTCCTCGGCGTCGATCAGCTGCTGATGCAGATCGTCGGCGTCGCGATCCTCGGAACGTGGGCGGTGGTCGGTACCGGGATCGCGTTGACGATCGCCGACGCGCTGTTCGGCCTGCGCGTGAGCGAGGAGGAGGAGGAGCTCGGCCTCGACGAGGGCGAACACGGCGTCTCGGTCTACCCCGAGTTCACCGGCGACGGCGCGCCCGAGCCGACGGTGACCGCCGACGGCGGGAGGCCGTCGCAGCCGACCGACGGGGCCGACGGCGGGCGCGTCGAGACCGACGGCGGTGTCCCGACCGGCGTCCCGATGGGCGAGCCGATTCCCGACCGCGACGGCTCTGCAGCAGGCGGCCGGACTTTGCCGCCGACCGACGGGATCGTCGACTGCGGGAGCGCGCCGCCGGAGATCGCCGATGCGGACGACGCCAACGGAGGTGAGACCGATGAGTGA
- a CDS encoding P-II family nitrogen regulator, with protein sequence MSEDVELVMAVVRREKVGDVKAALSEVGAPSLTVTEVSGRGSQPAKTEQWRGEEYTVDLHEKAKIECVVADVPTSDVVAAICDAAHTGEKGDGKVFVLPVSHAVQIRTGKEGPEAV encoded by the coding sequence ATGAGTGAGGACGTGGAGCTGGTGATGGCGGTCGTCCGGCGGGAGAAAGTCGGCGACGTGAAGGCGGCGCTTTCGGAGGTGGGTGCACCCTCGCTGACGGTGACGGAGGTCAGCGGCCGGGGCTCACAGCCCGCCAAGACCGAGCAGTGGCGCGGCGAGGAGTACACCGTCGACCTCCACGAGAAAGCCAAGATCGAGTGTGTGGTCGCGGACGTGCCCACGTCGGACGTGGTCGCCGCGATCTGCGACGCCGCCCACACCGGCGAGAAGGGCGACGGGAAGGTGTTCGTGCTCCCGGTCAGCCACGCGGTGCAGATCCGGACCGGGAAGGAGGGCCCTGAGGCGGTGTAA
- a CDS encoding CBS domain-containing protein: MASFQIGRIYGIPIKIDVTFLLVLPLFAWVIGSQVEFWVEILGILPATVPGEAPLAEGNTPWILGTASAIGLFVGVLLHELGHSLVAMRYGFEIDSIKLWLLGGVAQFTEMPEDWKQEFSVAVAGPIVSVAVGVVSYAAFVVTPASLPAVQFVLGYLALVNVMLAAFNMLPGFPMDGGRVLRALLARNRSHVRATQIAATVGKGFAILLGFVGLIGFDLILLAVAFFIYMGASSEAQRTVLKAAFEGVTVREIMTPAEELKTVDEETTVAELIQRMLQDRHVGYPVLRNGEFVGMVTLEDTKSIPEVERDAYLVEDVMNYDAPTLDPDSELMDALDAMQSHRTGRLPVADEEGNLVGLLSQTDLVMAFNISQTSGGLAGLSGQELPRQP; the protein is encoded by the coding sequence ATGGCCAGTTTCCAGATCGGGCGGATCTACGGCATCCCGATCAAGATCGACGTGACGTTCCTCCTCGTGCTCCCGCTGTTCGCGTGGGTGATCGGCTCGCAAGTGGAGTTCTGGGTCGAGATCCTGGGGATCCTCCCCGCCACCGTGCCGGGCGAGGCGCCGCTGGCCGAGGGGAACACCCCCTGGATCCTCGGCACGGCGTCGGCGATCGGGCTGTTCGTGGGCGTGCTGCTCCACGAACTGGGTCACTCGCTGGTGGCGATGCGCTACGGGTTCGAGATCGACTCGATCAAGCTCTGGCTGCTCGGCGGCGTCGCCCAGTTCACGGAGATGCCCGAGGACTGGAAACAGGAGTTCTCGGTCGCGGTCGCCGGGCCGATCGTGAGCGTCGCGGTCGGGGTGGTCTCCTACGCCGCGTTCGTCGTGACACCCGCGAGCCTCCCCGCGGTCCAGTTCGTGCTCGGCTACCTCGCGCTGGTGAACGTGATGCTCGCGGCGTTCAACATGCTTCCCGGCTTCCCGATGGACGGCGGCCGGGTGTTGCGCGCGCTGCTCGCGCGGAACCGCTCGCACGTCCGCGCGACACAGATCGCCGCGACGGTCGGTAAGGGGTTCGCGATCTTGCTGGGCTTCGTCGGCCTGATCGGGTTCGATCTGATCCTGCTCGCGGTCGCCTTCTTCATCTACATGGGCGCCTCGAGCGAGGCACAGCGCACCGTGCTGAAGGCGGCGTTCGAGGGCGTCACCGTCCGGGAGATCATGACGCCCGCCGAGGAGCTGAAAACCGTCGACGAGGAGACCACCGTCGCCGAACTCATCCAGCGGATGCTGCAGGACCGCCACGTCGGCTACCCCGTGCTGCGCAACGGGGAGTTCGTCGGCATGGTCACGCTCGAGGACACCAAATCCATCCCCGAGGTCGAACGCGACGCCTACCTGGTCGAGGACGTGATGAACTACGACGCGCCCACGCTCGACCCCGACAGCGAACTGATGGACGCGCTCGACGCGATGCAGTCCCACCGCACGGGTCGCCTCCCCGTCGCCGACGAGGAGGGGAACCTTGTGGGGCTGCTCTCCCAGACCGACCTCGTGATGGCGTTCAACATCTCCCAGACGAGCGGCGGGCTCGCCGGGCTGAGCGGGCAGGAACTCCCCCGCCAGCCGTAG
- a CDS encoding ABC transporter permease, whose amino-acid sequence MRRVDPLSIYALWLRDLKRFLRTPSRIVGSIAMPLLFLVFLGFGFSGAAIPGLPEGVDYLQYLVPGMVGFTMLFGASFAGMSILADREVGFLKEILVAPVSRTSIVLGRIAGGSTTALVQAALILLLSIPLGFEVRSLLALPMAVVVLLLIATTFVGFGVALASQFSDSEGFGLVVQFVIFPIFFLSGAIYPVQSLPGPVSALALANPLTYGVDALRAVLVGSSTYPLALDLAALTVSSVVTVAIGTYLFERVEAV is encoded by the coding sequence ATGAGGCGCGTCGATCCGCTCTCGATCTACGCGCTCTGGCTCCGGGACCTGAAGCGGTTCCTGCGTACGCCCTCCCGGATCGTCGGCTCGATCGCGATGCCGCTGCTGTTTCTGGTCTTCCTCGGGTTCGGTTTCAGCGGCGCGGCGATCCCCGGCCTGCCCGAGGGCGTCGACTACCTCCAGTACCTCGTGCCGGGGATGGTGGGGTTCACGATGCTGTTCGGCGCCTCCTTCGCCGGGATGTCGATCCTGGCGGACCGGGAGGTGGGGTTCCTGAAGGAGATCCTCGTCGCCCCCGTCAGCCGCACGTCGATCGTGCTCGGCCGGATCGCCGGCGGGTCGACGACCGCGCTGGTGCAGGCGGCGCTGATCCTGCTGCTCTCGATCCCGCTGGGGTTCGAGGTCCGGAGCCTCCTCGCGCTGCCGATGGCGGTCGTCGTGCTGTTGCTGATCGCGACGACGTTCGTCGGCTTCGGCGTCGCGCTGGCGTCGCAGTTCAGCGACAGCGAGGGGTTCGGCCTCGTCGTGCAGTTCGTGATCTTCCCGATCTTCTTCCTCTCGGGCGCGATTTACCCGGTCCAGAGCCTCCCCGGCCCCGTGAGCGCGCTCGCGCTCGCGAACCCGCTGACCTACGGCGTCGACGCCCTGCGGGCGGTGCTGGTGGGCAGTTCGACGTACCCCCTCGCGCTGGATCTCGCCGCGCTGACCGTCTCCTCGGTCGTCACCGTCGCGATCGGCACCTACCTGTTCGAGCGCGTCGAAGCGGTGTAG